The following coding sequences are from one Nicotiana tabacum cultivar K326 chromosome 1, ASM71507v2, whole genome shotgun sequence window:
- the LOC107763114 gene encoding ribose-phosphate pyrophosphokinase 1, translated as MASLALPGSFLATSKPRPCRYAAGDSIIRCNVAEPLRFNKENGGSSMALQINGDSSFNNLWTANQVRRFPVPHAQNDTRLRIFSGTANPALSQEIACYMGLELGKIMIKRFADGEIYVQLQESVRGCDVYLVQPTCPPANENLMELLIMIDACRRASAKNITAVIPYFGYARADRKTQGRESIAAKLVANLITEAGADRVLACDLHSGQSMGYFDIPVDHVHGQPVILDYLASKTICSDDLVVVSPDVGGVARARAFAKKLSDAPLAIVDKRRHGHNVAEVMNLIGDVRGKVAVMVDDMIDTAGTIAKGAALLHQEGAREVYACTTHAVFSPPAIERLSSGLFQEVIITNTIPVAEQNYFPQLTILSVANLLGETIWRVHDDCAGGFEPYSGLGID; from the exons ATGGCATCTTTAGCTCTACCTGGAAGCTTTTTAGCTACCAGCAAACCTCGTCCTTGTAGATATGCTGCCGGAGACTCAATTATA AGATGTAATGTGGCAGAACCATTAAGGTTTAACAAGGAGAATGGGGGATCAAGCATGGCTCTTCAGATTAATGGTGACAGTTCATTTAACAATCTTTGGACCGCTAATCAAGTAAGGAGATTTCCAGTTCCACATGCTCAAAATGATACTAGACTCCGGATTTTCTCTGGCACTGCCAATCCTGCACTTTCTCAG GAAATTGCTTGCTACATGGGTTTGGAACTTGGAAAGATAATGATAAAACGTTTTGCTGATGGCGAAATCTATGTCCAGTTACAAGAGAGTGTTAGGGGTTGTGATGTATATCTTGTCCAACCTACGTGTCCTCCTGCTAATGAAAATCTGATGGAACTCTTGATAATGATTGATGCTTGCCGTAGAGCCTCAGCCAAAAATATTACTGCAGTGATTCCGTACTTTGGGTATGCCCGTGCTGATCGTAAG ACTCAAGGTCGTGAATCAATTGCTGCCAAACTTGTAGCAAACCTGATTACAGAAGCTGGTGCAGATCGAGTTCTTGCTTGTGATCTTCATTCTGGCCAGTCAATGGGTTACTTTGATATTCCAGTGGATCATGTACATGGCCAG CCTGTCATACTTGATTACCTTGCCAGCAAGACTATCTGCTCTGATGATCTAGTTGTGGTATCTCCGGATGTTGGTGGGGTTGCAAGGGCAAGAGCTTTTGCCAAAAAGTTATCTGATGCACCTCTAGCTATTGTGGATAAAAGACGTCATGGGCACAATGTTGCTGAG GTAATGAATTTGATTGGCGATGTTAGGGGAAAAGTGGCAGTTATGGTTGATGACATGATTGATACGGCTG GTACTATTGCAAAAGGAGCTGCCCTTTTACATCAAGAAGGAGCCAGGGAAGTTTATGCATGCACCACTCATGCGGTTTTCAG CCCTCCTGCGATAGAGAGGTTGTCGAGTGGACTGTTTCAGGAGGTAATCATCACAAATACCATTCCGGTGGCAGAACAGAACTATTTTCCCCAGCTGACCATTTTGTCTGTTGCAAACCTCTTGGGCGAAACGATTTGGCGTGTCCATGATGACTGCGCA GGCGGCTTTGAGCCTTACTCCGGCTTGGGAATTGATTAG